One genomic window of Salvia miltiorrhiza cultivar Shanhuang (shh) chromosome 4, IMPLAD_Smil_shh, whole genome shotgun sequence includes the following:
- the LOC131021393 gene encoding probable oxidosqualene cyclase — MWRLKLSKGDDDPWLTSFNNHTGRQFWEFDPTLGRDDQEQLLVDKARSDFVKSRYELKHSSDLLMRIQFAKKKKASEVDVPVQVKIGKGEEVSEESVVTTLQRALRFYSTLQAEDGHWPGDYAGPLFLLPFLVISLFIMEALNTILPEEHRKEIRRYLYNHQNVDGGWGLHIEGRSGMFCTALNYVTLRLIGEGMDGGDGAVSKARTWILDHGGATYIPSWGKCFLSVLGVYEWDGNNPMPPELWLLPYFLPMHPGRMWSHCRMVYLPMSYLYGKRFVGPINGLVLSLRKELYAQPYHQIDWNSARFQCCKDDMYSPHPLMQDLLWKCLNTFAEPLLMKWPLSKFRHRALRSVMQHIQHEDETTNYLCIGPVNKVLNMLCRWIETPNSLAVKRHLSRIKDYLWVAEDGMKMQGYNGSQFWDCVLAVQAIIKTNLPCEYGVMLQRAHHFIKSSQVRNESCVDWSSWYRHSSKGGWPFSTTDNGWPVSDCTAEGLKAALMLSQLPAEIGGEAIEVEKLYDAVDLILSLQNSSGGFASYELTRSPHWLEMINPAETFGDIIIDYQYVECTSAAIQGLKLFNKMHGEYRANDIESCIHKALDFIESIQLADGSWYGSWGVCYTYGTWFGITGLVAGGKTYENSSSLRKASHFLLSNQLTSGGWGESYLSSQNMMYTNIGKNKSHMVNTGWALLALIEAGQANRERGPLHRAARVLVNSQMANGDFPQQEISGVFNKNCMISYSAYRNIFPIWALGAYLNNVLRPSRD; from the exons ATGTGGAGACTGAAACTGTCTAAAGGTGATGATGATCCATGGCTAACAAGCTTCAACAATCACACTGGAAGACAGTTTTGGGAATTCGACCCGACCCTCGGAAGAGACGACCAAGAGCAACTACTGGTCGACAAGGCTCGTAGCGACTTTGTGAAAAGCCGCTACGAGCTCAAACACAGTTCTGATCTCCTAATGCGGATTCAG TTtgcaaagaagaagaaggctAGTGAGGTGGATGTGCCGGTGCAGGTGAAGATAGGAAAGGGAGAAGAAGTGAGTGAGGAAAGTGTGGTGACGACGTTGCAACGGGCGCTGAGATTCTACTCCACTCTTCAGGCTGAGGATGGTCATTGGCCTGGTGATTATGCTGGCCCTTTGTTTCTCCTGCCATTCTTG gttatatctttatttataatggaagCTCTAAACACCATCCTCCCAGAGGAACACAGGAAAGAGATACGCCGTTATCTTTACAACCATCAG AATGTTGATGGAGGGTGGGGACTGCATATAGAAGGGCGGAGCGGCATGTTCTGCACAGCTCTCAATTACGTAACTCTGAGGCTGATCGGAGAAGGAATGGACGGCGGAGATGGAGCGGTGAGCAAGGCCAGGACATGGATTCTTGATCACGGTGGTGCTACTTACATTCCCTCCTGGGGAAAGTGTTTTCTCTCG GTACTTGGTGTGTATGAATGGGATGGGAACAATCCAATGCCTCCAGAGCTGTGGCTTCTTCCTTATTTTCTCCCAATGCATCCAG GGCGTATGTGGAGTCACTGCCGGATGGTGTACCTGCCGATGTCGTATCTCTATGGGAAGAGATTTGTAGGGCCAATCAATGGCCTTGTTTTATCACTAAGGAAGGAGCTCTATGCTCAACCCTACCACCAGATTGACTGGAATTCAGCCAGATTCCAATGCTGCAAG GATGATATGTACTCCCCACATCCACTCATGCAAGACCTTCTCTGGAAATGTCTCAACACTTTTGCAGAACCTCTTCTTATGAAGTGGCCTCTCTCCAAGTTCAGGCATAGAGCGCTACGCTCTGTTATGCAACACATCCAACACGAAGACGAGACCACTAATTACCTATGCATTGGACCGGTGAACAAG GTGCTAAACATGCTATGTCGGTGGATAGAAACTCCTAATTCATTGGCAGTGAAACGCCACCTTTCAAGAATAAAGGACTATCTGTGGGTGGCTGAAGATGGCATGAAAATGCAG GGATACAATGGCAGTCAGTTTTGGGATTGTGTTTTGGCAGTCCAAGCAATAATCAAAACCAATCTTCCTTGTGAATATGGAGTGATGCTTCAAAGGGCTCACCACTTCATCAAATCTTCGCAA GTGAGAAACGAAAGTTGCGTAGATTGGAGTTCTTGGTATCGCCATAGCTCTAAAGGCGGCTGGCCCTTTTCGACTACAGACAATGGCTGGCCAGTATCAGATTGTACAGCAGAAGGTCTCAAG GCAGCCCTTATGCTGTCACAGCTCCCCGCAGAGATAGGCGGAGAAGCAATAGAAGTGGAGAAGCTCTATGACGCTGTCGACCTAATCTTATCCCTTCAG AATAGTAGTGGAGGCTTTGCATCGTACGAGCTCACCAGATCCCCTCATTGGTTAGAG ATGATCAATCCTGCAGAAACATTCGGTGACATCATTATCGACTACCA GTATGTGGAATGCACATCTGCAGCAATCCAAGGTCTGAAACTATTCAACAAGATGCATGGAGAATATCGAGCAAACGACATCGAATCATGCATACACAAAGCTCTCGACTTCATTGAGAGCATACAGTTAGCTGATGGCTCATG GTATGGATCTTGGGGTGTATGCTACACCTACGGTACGTGGTTCGGAATAACGGGACTAGTAGCAGGCGGCAAGACCTATGAGAACAGCTCCTCTCTCAGAAAAGCTTCTCATTTTTTACTGTCCAACCAACTTACCTCCGGTGGCTGGGGAGAAAGCTACCTTTCAAGCCAAAACATG ATGTACACAAACATTGGCAAGAACAAATCCCATATGGTAAACACTGGATGGGCTTTGTTGGCACTTATTGAAGCAGGGCAA GCAAATAGGGAGCGGGGTCCGCTTCATCGTGCAGCTAGAGTGCTGGTTAATTCGCAGATGGCGAATGGAGATTTCCCACAACAg GAAATAAGCGGTGTGTTCAATAAAAACTGCATGATAAGCTATTCAGCTTACAGAAATATTTTCCCAATATGGGCGCTTGGAGCTTATCTCAACAACGTGCTGCGACCATCGAGGGACTAA